The following proteins are encoded in a genomic region of Lentisphaera araneosa HTCC2155:
- a CDS encoding N-formylglutamate amidohydrolase: MILHIPHSSTFIPEEYLSEFLLSSQDLQQELLSMTDHFTDDLFDWKWDRAVFPVSRLLVDVERFEDDAEEEMAERGMGVLYEKGSQLQSLRRQASPDLRKELLDRYYRTHHKKLEAMVDYSLYKRNKALVIDCHSFNAIARPYEGYTGAERPEICLGTDAFHTPQNLVEGFRKFFEERGFSVRINDPFSGCLVPKKFYQKDERVHAIMIELRRDLYMNEATGEKTAAYSELKQTLADLEQAIMNSEFAN; this comes from the coding sequence ATGATTTTACACATTCCCCATAGTTCGACTTTTATACCCGAAGAATACCTAAGTGAGTTCTTGCTGAGTTCGCAAGACTTGCAGCAAGAATTACTAAGCATGACGGATCATTTCACAGATGATTTATTTGATTGGAAGTGGGATAGGGCAGTCTTTCCCGTGAGTCGCCTCTTGGTAGATGTCGAGCGTTTCGAAGATGATGCGGAGGAAGAGATGGCCGAGCGGGGCATGGGCGTACTTTACGAAAAAGGTTCACAGCTTCAATCACTGCGTCGCCAGGCAAGTCCAGACTTACGCAAAGAATTGCTGGATCGTTATTATCGGACACATCACAAGAAGTTGGAGGCCATGGTGGATTATAGTCTTTATAAACGCAATAAGGCCTTGGTGATTGATTGCCATAGCTTCAATGCGATTGCGCGGCCCTATGAAGGCTATACGGGTGCTGAGCGTCCTGAGATCTGTCTTGGAACGGATGCTTTCCATACACCACAGAACTTAGTCGAAGGCTTTCGTAAGTTTTTTGAAGAACGAGGCTTCAGTGTAAGGATCAATGATCCCTTCTCTGGCTGCTTAGTGCCGAAGAAGTTTTATCAAAAGGATGAGCGTGTACACGCCATCATGATCGAGCTACGCCGTGATCTTTACATGAACGAAGCGACGGGAGAGAAGACTGCCGCTTACTCAGAGCTGAAGCAAACCTTAGCTGACTTAGAGCAAGCCATCATGAATAGTGAGTTTGCTAATTGA
- a CDS encoding PD-(D/E)XK nuclease family protein — protein sequence MSLSDIKLSGICERDIDMLLQEEFVASERFCSWFLQQIKVFDEFEHDKILVKRSVTDTYGESDLELTFQDLKLKILIENKVDASFQKDQAQRYSDRALKFCQSGDGNKSRTVLVAPKHYGNNELCDFEHRVNYEEILTWYKNSDIPKNRVRFKNHVLETAINKAFKNYDLITDEENTDFWISYYNLMKELYPYMILKDPGPKPSGSYFIYMRKQGFPKTVKIYHKFPKGIIDLEFPGMGDSLDAVIDSFKKALPSNYDVVKTNKSASIRVEVPKLTLSFTFDDQNNEIKECMKQAVSLADWYLQNKELQTFIV from the coding sequence ATGAGTTTAAGTGACATAAAATTATCAGGTATATGTGAAAGAGATATAGATATGCTTCTACAAGAAGAGTTTGTAGCTAGCGAACGTTTTTGTTCATGGTTCCTTCAACAAATAAAAGTGTTTGATGAATTTGAACATGACAAAATCCTTGTAAAAAGATCTGTTACAGATACATATGGGGAATCTGATTTAGAGCTTACTTTTCAAGACCTTAAACTCAAAATTCTTATAGAAAATAAGGTTGATGCATCCTTCCAAAAGGATCAAGCTCAGCGATATAGTGATAGGGCTCTAAAGTTTTGTCAAAGTGGTGATGGGAATAAGAGTAGGACAGTTCTAGTAGCTCCAAAGCATTATGGTAATAATGAATTGTGTGATTTTGAACATAGAGTCAATTATGAAGAAATCCTTACTTGGTACAAGAACTCCGATATACCTAAAAACCGCGTCAGGTTTAAAAATCACGTTTTAGAAACTGCTATTAATAAGGCGTTTAAAAATTATGATTTAATTACAGATGAAGAGAATACAGATTTTTGGATATCTTATTACAATTTAATGAAAGAATTGTACCCATATATGATATTGAAAGATCCGGGCCCTAAGCCGTCAGGGTCATATTTTATATATATGCGAAAACAAGGCTTCCCTAAGACTGTTAAAATCTATCATAAATTTCCAAAGGGTATTATAGATTTAGAATTTCCGGGTATGGGAGATTCTCTAGATGCAGTTATTGATTCGTTTAAAAAAGCGCTGCCTTCAAATTATGATGTAGTGAAAACAAATAAGTCAGCTAGCATTAGAGTTGAGGTTCCTAAATTGACTTTATCATTTACTTTCGATGATCAGAATAATGAAATTAAAGAATGTATGAAACAAGCTGTTAGCTTAGCTGATTGGTATTTACAGAATAAAGAATTACAAACATTTATAGTATGA
- a CDS encoding DNA/RNA non-specific endonuclease, with the protein MKFSYFAVLVLLSSSLQANLVGTRRNITVIKKGNITQGYSLDYQQSMWVSHQVKLGERGPIVNKLQNTDGFGNMILDRDHFSPYYTQSLLTSILLGSEEKKFSSEISLCTLMDISLKRNWINMDVALSRQDNTNPVFIINGVVFTSKVKYAFDKGFPIPAGFYKVIYYPDSKQAIAFVMSNKPLEKVFKNYAVPIARLEKLVGYKILEELDDKYKSQVDKPLVGKLWNSVENKDSQSSYLLMSNVRSYGNKIMFLRNEMLNSMSNLHIIPIQELKKSFEGKFKASRLLDSI; encoded by the coding sequence ATGAAATTCAGTTATTTTGCAGTGCTTGTATTATTGTCATCTAGCTTACAAGCCAACCTAGTCGGTACTAGACGAAATATTACAGTTATCAAAAAAGGGAATATAACTCAAGGATATAGTTTAGATTACCAACAAAGTATGTGGGTATCACACCAAGTAAAATTAGGAGAAAGAGGGCCTATTGTGAATAAGCTTCAAAATACAGATGGTTTTGGAAATATGATTTTAGATAGAGATCATTTTAGTCCATATTATACACAAAGTTTATTAACAAGTATATTGTTAGGCTCGGAAGAGAAAAAGTTCAGTAGCGAAATCTCGTTATGCACACTAATGGATATTTCTCTTAAGAGAAACTGGATCAATATGGATGTGGCTTTGAGTCGGCAGGATAACACAAATCCAGTTTTTATAATTAATGGGGTGGTTTTTACTAGTAAAGTGAAATATGCATTTGATAAGGGATTTCCGATACCGGCCGGGTTTTACAAAGTGATTTATTACCCAGACAGTAAACAGGCAATTGCTTTTGTGATGTCAAATAAGCCACTTGAGAAGGTTTTTAAAAACTATGCGGTTCCCATAGCTAGACTTGAAAAGTTAGTTGGCTATAAAATATTAGAGGAACTTGATGATAAGTACAAATCTCAGGTAGATAAACCATTAGTGGGAAAATTGTGGAACTCCGTAGAAAATAAGGATAGTCAAAGTTCTTATTTATTAATGAGTAACGTGCGGTCATACGGAAACAAGATTATGTTTTTACGAAATGAAATGTTGAATAGTATGAGTAATTTACATATTATCCCTATACAGGAATTAAAGAAAAGTTTTGAGGGAAAATTTAAAGCATCGAGACTTCTAGATTCGATATAA
- a CDS encoding sigma-70 family RNA polymerase sigma factor, whose translation MAFTTRKTIIEQIKAGDDIAWQDFEKAYRGLIILRGRDRSLDNSELPDLVQDVMLSLFKYESVFKYESSKGRFRDYLKQIIDRAAFKMIRKRSNDLRKIQAVSDRIKSMENYHDTMEKKWEDEWRAVIVDEALTKVRSEVNEATYEAFVMLMVDGISAELVADSLGISKESIYVAKHRVLKRLKYAVMNLEDT comes from the coding sequence ATGGCTTTTACAACTAGAAAAACAATTATAGAGCAGATCAAGGCTGGCGATGATATAGCTTGGCAAGATTTTGAAAAGGCTTATCGGGGACTTATCATTTTAAGAGGTCGAGATCGTTCTTTGGATAACAGTGAACTACCAGACCTTGTCCAAGATGTGATGCTATCATTATTTAAATATGAGTCGGTTTTTAAATATGAGAGTAGTAAAGGACGTTTTCGAGATTACCTAAAACAAATCATTGACCGTGCCGCGTTTAAAATGATACGAAAACGCAGTAATGATCTCCGAAAAATCCAAGCAGTTAGTGACAGGATTAAGAGTATGGAGAATTATCATGATACCATGGAAAAAAAATGGGAAGACGAATGGCGTGCTGTAATTGTGGATGAGGCTTTAACAAAAGTAAGATCAGAAGTAAATGAAGCGACTTATGAAGCTTTTGTAATGTTGATGGTTGACGGCATAAGTGCTGAATTGGTAGCGGACTCTCTGGGGATTAGTAAAGAATCTATTTATGTGGCGAAGCATAGAGTTTTAAAGCGATTGAAGTATGCAGTAATGAATTTGGAGGATACCTAA